The stretch of DNA TCATCTCCTGCAATATTAAGTATTATTAAAGAACAGATTGGCAATAAAATCCACATAAATTCACCGCCCTTATTCCTAATAGAATATTAAGAATTGATGTAGTTGGTGAATAAAAAAGACTGATGTAAGGTACGTACCCCACATCAGTCTTTTAAAATATTAGGTTTATTTAGGTCCACTAGTTTTTAAAGCAATTCTTCTGCGCTCTTCAAATTCCTTCCACGTTACCCAGATTGGACTAGCATTAAAAACTGAGGAATATGCACCACTAATAAAACCAATCAAAAGGGCTAAAGAGAAATTTTTAGTAGTTTCCCCACCAAAGAAATACAATGAAGCAGTTGCTACTACTACCGTAAGAACAGTATAGATAGAACGAGTCATGGTTTGCCAAATACTACGATTAACCAGTTCTGTAAAACTCTCTGTCTTTTTGTGTGTTTTTAAGTTTTCCCGAATACGATCAAAAATAACAATCGTATCGTTTATGGAATAACCAGCTATTGTCAAAATGGCTGCCACAAAGGAAGCATCAATTTCTTTGTGAAATAAAGAAAATACTCCAAGGACTAAGACAATATCATGTGCTATAGCAATAATACCAGAAACAGCAAACTTAAGCTCAAAACGATAGCTAATATAGACAATCATTAATAACCAAGATACAACTACTGCAATGACCGCATTCTTAGTCAGCTCAGAGCCAATTACAGCTCCTACCTTTTCTGATCTTAAAGTATCAAAAGCTCCTAGTTTCTTCTCCATATCACTCAGTACAACACGTCGTGTATTATCCGAAAGTTCTGGAGTACGAATAAATACATTTTGAGATACCTCTATTTGATCACTTACAGCTAATTGAATGGTACTATTCTCTAATTGGTGTTCCTTCAAAGCTTCACGTACTTCAGTAACACTAACAGGACGAGCAAACTTCAAATCTAATAAGGTTCCTCCTGTAAAATCAATACCTAAATTAAATCCCTGTACCGCAATGGAAATAAGCCCAGGAATGAGAAGGATGGCTGACAATAAAAAGAACCAATACCTTTTACCAATAATATCAAACTTCATTATACATGCCCCCTACGCCCCAAAAATTTTGCCGTTTTTAAATACGTTAGCGTGCATGAGCATTCTTAGCAAAAGCTTAGTAATTGTAATTGCCGTAAATAAACTCAATACAATACCCAATCCTAGGGTAATGGCAAAACCTTTGATTGGAGCAGCTCCTAAGAAGAATAAAACAATCGCAGATATTAAACTGGTTAGATGCGAATCTAAAATCGTCCCAAAGGCCCGGCTGAAACCAGCATCCATTGCCGCCCGCAGTGTTTTACCAGCATGATATTCTTCTTTAAATCTTTCAAAAATCAATACATTGGCATCTACCGCCATACCAATGGACAAAATGACCCCTGCAATACCAGGCAATGTTAATGTAGCATTAAGCATTTTTAAACCAAACAATAACAACATTACATAGATTATTAAGGCTACTGTTGCTACAAAACCTGATAAACGATAAAAAACTAACATAAACACAGTAATAGCTCCAATACCAATGGCAAAGGCAACCTTACTTTTATCTTTTGAATCTTGGCCAAGTGTTGGACCTACTGTTCTCATTTCCATAACATCTACTTTTACTGGTAATGAACCAGATCGTAGCAAGATAGCTAAATTTTGTGCTTCCTCTATTGTCTTGCTGCCAGTAATAATAGCCTTACCACTCGGAATAGGCTCATTTACTACTGGATTAGTCAAAACTTTCTTGTCCAACAAAATACTAATATGTTTACCTACATTTTTAGTTGTTAAGTCTGCGAAAATTTTCGTACCATCTTCAGAAAACTCCAAAGCGACTACATTATTTTTATTTTGGCCAATTTCGGCTTTAGCATCCTTTAAATCCTTACCTGTCATAACAGTAGTGCCGCTTTCATCCTGAAATTCTAGCAACGCTGTTTTACCTAACAATTCAATTGCCTTTTCAGGCTCTTTAATACCAGGTAACTCAACAATAATTCGTCTTTCACCCTGACGTTGAATAATAGGTTCCGTTAAACCGATTTCATTAACACGTTTCTCTATAATCTTAACTACCCGCTGCACAGCATCCTCATCCACTTTTGCCTCTGGTGTATCCACAGCTTCAAGCACCACATGAGTACCGCCTTGCAAATCCAAACCTTGTTTAATTGAAGTAGCTAACGGTAACATATAATAGCCAGAAGCTACTAATACCACAAAAACTACCGCCAAAAATTTAGTTAAGTTCCCCCATCTCAAAGATTTCTCCCCCATTCCCTTCTTATCTTTTTTTGAATTTATGTGTAAATACTACAACTTCTACCAGTTTACAATATTGCGGTAGAACCTATTTTTTCCACAAATTTAATTATATCCGTTAGCTTATAATAATGTCAATGCAACACCAACGAATGTCATTATAATAACTGATTATTATTAATAACTAAACTAAATTGGCAATCTAAAAAATCTGCTGCTCGCCTTGACATAATCATACGCGCTAAAAAAATTTCAAAATACTCCATTACTGGACAAATTTTGGTATCAATGGTCAGTTCCAAAGCAATTTTTCGTAATTGTTTATCAATGACCAGCTTGCTATTATTAGCAGCATAATTTACTCTATCATGTATTTCAAATTTGGCGAAGTCTTTATTTGTTACTCTACTGCGATGAACGTCTGATTTATCTGCCAAAATTAAAGCAGCTGCAACGGGATTAATCGCATTACCACGCTCTTCTTCATGATTCCCAATTGCTGACGTTACCAATGCAATTTCTTCAGGCGACATACCAAGTCTGGATAAAACATTGTAGGCCATTACAGCGCCAGTGCCGCCATGATTATATCGATTGATCATATTGCCAATATCATGGATATAACCCGCAATTGCAGCCAATTGACATTCTCGTTCCGAGTATTCCAAATCCTTTAATACATGATAGGCGCGGTCTGCTATGATTGAAGCATGGCGTTTACCATGTTCAGTAAAACCAAGACGACCAAGGTATTCAGTACTGCAAGCAAGGTAGACAGTAATTTCATGATCATTCTTTAAATCTTCAATCGTAATCTTGGACATGTTTATTCCTCCCAATATACTCTAGTACTTTTCGAACAACATCCTCTTTGCTCAAATCATCCGTTTGGAGATATAAATCAGCATGCTCACAAGCATCAACTAATCGTTCATGCTGTACAGCAAGTCTTTCCTGCCCCCACGGCACTATACGCCGCTGACGAATTGTCACTAATTTTGCATCCAAAACCACTAGTATATCAGGCTTCTTACTATTCCATAGACTTCTAATCGTAGAGTGTTCCTGAGCAACATTATAGGCATCAATACCTAATTTCTGCAATTCTTTAACTAATGTCGTCTTACCTGAAACACAAACACCAGCCACTACAACTCGCATTTATATCACCACACTAACAAGGAAAAGATACACTCATCTTTTGTATATTATGCACTCTTTCCTTATCTGATATGCCCATGACTACTACAGTCATATCATCTCCTGGTCGATAATCATCTAATGTTAAAGCATATTCTAGAATACTCTCCGCAATAAAGGTTGCATCTTCGGCATGGTTTTCGGAAATTATTTTTTCAATCATACCAAAGTTCATAACTTTACCACGTTTACGTCCTGCCGCTTGAATACCATCAGTGTAAGATACTAAAAGCATGCCCATTTCGAGCGGTATCTGATACATTAAAGGTTTCATGCGCTTATGTACACCAATGGAACTAATTTCTTCATCATAAACATCCATACCAAATTGATGTTTGACGATTACTGGACAGTTTGAATTACGACTAAATACCACTGTTTGCGTATCCAAATCTGCAGAAAGTAAGGTAAGAGTAGAAGAAACTTTACCATCTTTGATTGCATACAGATAATCATGTACGGCTCTAGCAACAGCTCCATCCCTTGCACCATCAGCAATTAATGCCGCAGCCTTATTAATCACCAAACTGCTCGTAATCTTAGCTGCTTTGCCGCTACCCTGTCCATCAGCCAAAATGGCAGAAATACCACCACGTGGTCGTTCTGCCACCTCTACACTATCACCGCATTCCTCTACGGCATATTTTTTCATCTTGGCAATACCTATCTTTATTTCCATAATTCATTCACCCTGCACAGAATCTAATATAAAAATTATCTAATTTATTAAATTATAAATTGCCTCTTTCACATTTTATAATTCTATCTTCATTTAATAAATAATGCATTGGAACGTCATATTCGGTATGGGGAAGCTTTTTTGTAACATGCGACGACCATACTGCACCAATTAATATTGCTTGTGGAGCTCGGGGAAGAAATCGATCATAATAACCTGCCCCCATTCCCAATCGATTACCTGAGTAATCATATGCGACTCCTGGCACAATAATTAAATCAATCACACTTGGATCAACTATTTTTAGGGTAGTAGGGTTAGGTACCAATAAATTAAATCTTCCTCGTACTAACTCATTTAGATTACTGATAGTCGCAGCATCCATGACACCAAATTCTCGCCGCATATGCGGCACACAAACTTTTTTACCCTGTAACCAGGCATCCTCAATAACCTTCAACATTTGCGGTTCATCTGCCATGGACAAAAATACCATTATAACTTGTGCCTGTTGATAATATGGCCAAACAAACAGTTGTTTCGCCATATTGTCACTTTGGGCAGCAATAACGTCTTTGTCTAAGTTACTTCTTTTTAGAAGTAACTTAGCACGTAACTTTTCTTTTTCATTATTGCACTCTTTCACAAATATATCCTGCCTTTATTATTCCCTATTAATAGATGGAATAAAAAATGCATATCATATGTTTATGCATTTTTAGGATCATTTTGGTAAGATTGAATAGAAGTACGTAAGAAGTCTATTTCAATTTTATCTGATACTTTTAATGTAACTTTTTTAGCATCCAATGCTGTAATTGTTCCAAACATGCCACCTGCGGCAATTACACGATCGCCTTTTTTTAAATTACTTAGCATGTCAGCACGACGTTGTTGTTCCTTCTTCTGTGGACGATACAATATAAAATAAAAAACTAAGGCCATCAGAACGATCGGGCCATAGGCCGCTAGTGTCTGCATCATTTCTTGTGAAATTTCTGGCATTACAAATTCACCCCCCATTTTTATACTCACTTAACAGTATATTCCACACATAAAACGCAAATCCTCTTAGCGTAAGTTATATTGTGCTAAAAACTCTCCTCGAAATTCAACAAAATTATCTTCTATAATTGCTTTACGCATTTCTTTCATAAACTGCAATAGAAAATGTAGGTTATGTATTGTAGTTAAGCGCAATCCAAAGATCTCATCGGTTTTAAATAAATGACGAATATAAGCTCTTGAAAAATTTTGACAAGTATAACATCCACATTTTTCATCAAGAGGCCTAAAGTCTTTCGCATATTCTGCATTTTTAACAACAAGTCGTCCCCAACTAGTCATAACAGTACCATTGCGCGCCACACGCGTAGGAAAAACACAATCAAACATATCAATACCATGCATAACGCCCTCTACTAGGCAGTCTGGGGTACCGACTCCCATTAAATAACGTGGTTTCCCTTCTGGTAACAAGGGTACAGTATGTTCTAACATTTCATACATTAATGGTTTAGGCTCGCCAACGCTCAAGCCACCTACTGCATAACCAGGAAAGTCTAAAGAAACTAAATCTTTGGCGCTCATAGTTCTTAAATCTTTATACATACCGCCTTGCACAATTCCGAACAATGCTTGATCGGTTCTTTTATGGGCCTCTTTACAACGCTCGGCCCAACGAGTAGTTCGTTCCGTAGACTTTCGTGCATAATCATGATCAGCAGGATAAGGTACGCATTCATCAAATGCCATAATAATATCTGAACCTAATGCCATTTGTATTTCTGTCGCTTTTTCGGGCGAAAGAAAATGTTTTGACCCGTCAATGTGAGAACGAAAAGTGACTCCCTCCTCAGTAATTTTGCGTAGGTCACCTAAGCTGAAGACTTGGAAGCCACCACTATCAGTAAGAATTCCTCTATCCCAGTTCATAAATTTATGCAGACCACCAGCTTCTTTAACTAATTCATGACCTGGGCGCAGGTACAAATGGTAGGTATTACTTAAAATAATCCCGGCTCCCATATCCTTAAGTTCTTCAGGAGATATTGCTTTTACAGTTGCTTGTGTACCAACGGGCATAAATATAGGTGTATCAAAGGTACCATGCGGCGTATGTAATCGCCCCGCTCGCGCCCCTGTTTTCGAACATTTTTTAACTAATTCATAAGTAACTGACATGTTTTCCTCCCTAGATTAGCAAAATTGATTTTTATATTTCATATAATTAGCATGGCATCCCCAAAACTAAAGAACTTATATCTTTGATCAACGGCTTCTTTGTATGCTTTAAAAACATTTTCCTTTCCAGCTAAGGCACTAATTAACATCAATAAAGTAGACTTTGGCAAATGAAAGTTTGTCACTGCCGCATCTACCATCTTAAAGTTATACCCTGGATAAATAAATATTTCTGTCCAACCACTTTTCGCTTCTAAAATACCATTCACTGTAGCAGTTTCCAACGTCCTAATAGCCGTAGTACCTACTGCTATAATTCTTCCCCCCTGCTTCTTGGTATTATTAATAAGCTGAGCCGCCTCAGTTGATACAGAATAATATTCTCTATGCATAACATGATTTGTTATATCATCCGTGTTTACTGGGCGAAAGGTGCCTAATCCTACATGCAAAGTAACAAAGGCTAATTGTACGCCCAAATCTTCTATACGCTTCATCAGCTCAGTAGTAAAATGCAAGCCAGCTGTAGGCGCAGCTGCTGACCCTCGCTCACGTGCATAAACAGTTTGATACCTTTCTTTATCTGCTAGTTGCTCTGTAATATATGGAGGCAAAGGGGTTTGTCCCAATTCATCCAATATTTCTTCAAATATACCTTTAAAAATAAAACGGACAACACGTCCTCCAAAATCGGTAGATTCCAATATTTCACATGATAATGAATCACTAAATATAATGATGGCACCAGGTCTCGCCTTCTTACCTGGTTTAACCAAGGCCTCCCATTCATTTCCCGATTTATTATTTAGTAAAAAGATCTCTACCTTTCCACCTGTTTCCGCCTTCGTACCAATCAATCTTGCTGGAATTACTTTTGTATCATTAAAAACTAAAGTATCACCAGCTTTCAAATATTGGGGTAAATCGAAAAAGTGCTGATGTGATATAGCACCTGTATTTTTTTCTAAAACTAATAGGCGTGAATGATCACGCGGCTCACAAGGATGTTGAGCAATTAATTCCTCTGGTAAAAAATAATCAAACTCTGATAACAACATTCATGAAACTCCTTTAGAATACTTTTTTTATCTCAACGCCCTGATAATAGTGTTTCAAGATCTCTTTAAAATATGTAGCATCTTGTTGGGGACCTTTCTCAGCCATTGCTTTAGCTCCCCATTGGGATAAGCCAATTCCATGCCCCCAGCCAAAACCAGTAATAACAATTATTTCATTAGGATTTCCACTAATGCGACGTAGATCTTCTTTATCTGTAACGTAACCTTTCTCATTTGTTGGTGGTAAGTTTATTTCTACCTTTTTGCTACTTTGATTACCTACGTTATCAGCAATTTGAAATTCTATACTTTTCTGAACAGGTACCATAAAACGAATATCAAACAAAGTACTGTTTAAAGATAATATTTTTCGTAGTTTTTCACCGGTTAACTCAATACTCCCCGTAGTTCCAATAACTTCTATAACTTTTACTCTCCCAGACACACCACGATCTTTTATCTTCATGGGTTGATTAGTAAAAGGTGAAATTCCAATCGCTTTTATTTTCCCGATATTGTACCCACTTCGAGAAATTGCTTCTTCTAATTCATTAGGGGTCAGTTGCTTTTCCCAACTATATTGAGGAGACTTTTGGTCATAATCAACCACTCCGCGTAAATAAGGCAGATAGGTCCCCCAAACATTTTCACTATTCTCCGTATATCCGCCTGAGCTGCTGTGAAAAAAAGCAGCAATAGGATTCCCCTTGTACAAAATGACTTGTCCAGTAGTTGCATCAACAGCTTTAATTCCCGTTAGCGCTTCACTATCTTTCCCACCATAAACTTGACAGTCAGTGGTAGCACAAACATCATAACCATCACGTTGATGTTTATTCATATTGTATAAAGCATAAGTACGAGCTGCAACCGCCTGCGCCTTAATAGCCTCTATAGGCCAATTGGGGGAAATTTCTTTGGCAATAACGCCATATAGATATTGTTCAATCGGCAATGTATTTACAACTGTCAATCCAGTATTACCATTTGTAATATGAATATCAATAGTACCACGATACTTCTTTTTATTTACCTCAATTGAGTGATCTTTATCATTTATAATTTTCATAATGCTTAACTTAGTAGCATCCACACGCTTGCCATTCAGTGTAATTTCATTTTCTTTAAATGCAATGACTGCTTTTTCATTCATTGCAAATTTCCCTAATGATTGACCGTTGTCCGTATTCGTTACTTCAAAATCAACATCGGCTGAAATTAATAAATTACGTTGACTTGACCAAATTCCGACTCGAATATTATTTTCTGAGGCATAGCCATACACAGGCATCAGAAAAAAAATCATTGTTAAAAGCAATGTCACTAAAATAGTAGAGAATTTGTAATTCAAAATAATACTCCTTTCAGTAGTAAGGCTTATAATAAATTACCTTGCTCGTCCACCTTGTATAAAATACCTAAATGTTCATAGGCTTTTTGTGTGGCTACTCTCCCCCGAGGAGTACGTTGTAGAAATCCCATTTGCAGTAAAAAAGGTTCATACACATCTTCAATAGTTTCGTTCTCCTCACTAATAATAGCTGCTAAAGTATCAAGACCTACAGGGCCGCCTTTAAAGTTTTGTATTATAGCTAACAGCATATTACGGTCTGTCTTATCAAGACCGCATTTATCTACTTCTAACATAGCGAGCGCCTTATCAGCTGTAACATCAGTAATAATACCATTACCAGCAATTTGTGCGTAATCTCTTACTCTTTTTAATAAACGATTCGCGATTCGAGGTGTTCCCCGCGATCTTTTAGCAATTTCAAGAGCCCCACCGTCTTCAATTTCAACATTCAATACTTCTGCCGTTCGATTTACAATGTACTTTAAGTCTTCAGTGGTATAGTATTCTAGACGGCAAATTACACCGAATCTATCCCTAAGAGGCGAAGCCAGTGCTCCTGCCCTAGTTGTAGCTCCTATTAAAGTAAATGGTGCTAAGTCTAGTCGGATCGATCTTGCACTAGGACCTTTTCCAATAATAATATCTAATGCATAGTCTTCCATGGCAGAGTACAAGATCTCTTCAACATGTCTTGAAAGACGATGAATTTCATCAATAAACAATACATCATTTTCCCCTAAATTAGTGAGCAAAGCTGCTAAATCTCCTGCTCGTTCAATCGCGGGGCCCGATGTCACTCGAAAGTTAACACCTAACTCATTTGCAATAATACCTGCTAATGTCGTTTTTCCTAGACCAGGAGGCCCATAGAGTAATACATGATCTAAAGCTTCTTCACGCGAAAGAGCTGCCTGAACAAATATCGATAGATTATTTTTAACTTTATCCTGACCTATGTATTCATTTAGACGACGTGGTCTTAAGCTATACTCCCACGTATCACTATCCTGTTCACTGCCGGCGACAATTCGTTCCTCCACAATTACCGATTACCTCCCATGAATTCCCTTAGTGCCAATTTTAACAAATCTTCTACAGATTGTCCTTTTTTTCCGATCTTCTTGATAATAGGCAGTATTTCCCCCTGACTATATCCCAAAGCTAATAATGCCTGCAGAACTTCATCAATAGCATCAGTAGGCAAGGCAGTTGCACTAGAAACATGCTCCTCAATAAGATCCTCCTCAGTAATAATACCAATCTTATCTTTTAGTTCTAGAATTATTCTTTCTGCTGTCTTTTTACCGATACCAGGAAGTTTTGTTAATATCCCAATATTCTTTTGACTAATCGCAATACGGAACTGCTGTGGATCAATTGCAGATAAAATTCCCATAGCAACTTTGGGGCCAATCCCTGTGATTGACATCAATTGCAAAAATAAATTATATTCATCTTGCGTATAAAACCCATACAGTAGTAAAGCATCTTCCCTCACGTACATATAAGTAAACAAAGAAACTGCTGCACCAATGGAAATTTTCTGACGAGTAGACTGTGCTATAAAAATTCGATACCCAATGCCTTGGACATCAACGAAACAATGGTCTATTGCTAAATGTGATACTGTCCCACGTACATACCCAATCATATTTTATTTCCCCATACTTTATTTTCTGCGTTTGATTTTATACCTAATCTTGATTTCAAAAATGCACGACTAGTCCGTTTACTTTGGTCTAGTATATTACTACAAACTAATTCCTGCCTCATATTACTACAATGTGTTGTACAAATCGCAACTGCTAAAGCATCTGCCACATCATCAGGATGTGGCTTAGAAGGCAAATTTAATAACCGTTGAGTCATATAGATTACTTGTTCTTTCTCAGCTTTTCCGTACCCGACAACTGCCTGTTTTACTTGCAAAGGCGTAAATTCTACCAACTTAACAGCATTTTGAGCCGCCGCAAGTAAAATCACACCTCGAGCTTGTGCAACCGTCATCGCAGTTCGTACATTTTTATTGAAAAAAAGCATTTCAACACCCATTACATCAGGCTTATATTTCTTTATAAGTGCATCAATTTCACGATGAATAATCACTAAGCGTTGCTCTACACTGAGCTTAGAGCTTGTCTCAATAGCTCCATAATCTAATGCCTTAAGATGACTTCCTTCTAAACTTACTACTCCATAACCACAAATCGCCGTACCTGGATCAATTCCTAACGCTAACATAAAAATAGCCTCCCTTGTCAACTTTTACTATTTCGACGACTGTACTTACGATTCCTTTTTTGCTAATAAAATAAGAAAAGACTTGGCGTGTGCCAAGTCTCTAAATAGAAGTAGAAGCCTTAGTCATTCTCTCTAAAATCAAGATATAATAATAATTACTCTTATCTTGACTGCATTCCTTCCAAAGTTCGCAATAGTTCCTCTTTCGATTGAACAACCATACCATGTTGCAAATCTTCAACATCTTGCGGCATTAGCTTATTAACCTGGATGGAAGTAGTTTCTTTGACAATCGGTTTATAACCCGGTTTTCCATAAAAAACAGCTACATGTCCATCATGTACACCAATAAAAACATTATTCGCATGTTCACGGCAATAACTGTCAACCTTAAGTGTCATATTTACTTCATTCGTATCAAATTTATCAATTTCCCAACCTTGATAAACCTTCTTTAATTGATAGATATTGAGTCCCACTAGATTTTCAGTAGGCTTAGTTTGCAAAATCTCCTCATCATTACACTTTAGATAAGTAATTTTTTGCACTATATCTGTATCAGCATTTATTTTAATTTTACTATCTTGTTTACTAACCTCAGTTTCTTGAGGGATAATTAGATTGTCCTTGTCCAAAAAGGACAAATAACTAACATAATATACTGATATTCCTATTGCTAAAAGTAAACTCGCACATAGTAAGGCATACCTTTTATTAAACTTCTTAAATGATAGCAATGAAAGCAACTCCTCATCTTCCTATTGCCAACATTATTGCCCGAAATCAAATAAACTATACATCCCTACTATCGGTATTTTTTTAATTACATTAAATCTTCTGGAATGTCAAAA from Pelosinus sp. IPA-1 encodes:
- the secF gene encoding protein translocase subunit SecF, with translation MKFDIIGKRYWFFLLSAILLIPGLISIAVQGFNLGIDFTGGTLLDLKFARPVSVTEVREALKEHQLENSTIQLAVSDQIEVSQNVFIRTPELSDNTRRVVLSDMEKKLGAFDTLRSEKVGAVIGSELTKNAVIAVVVSWLLMIVYISYRFELKFAVSGIIAIAHDIVLVLGVFSLFHKEIDASFVAAILTIAGYSINDTIVIFDRIRENLKTHKKTESFTELVNRSIWQTMTRSIYTVLTVVVATASLYFFGGETTKNFSLALLIGFISGAYSSVFNASPIWVTWKEFEERRRIALKTSGPK
- the secD gene encoding protein translocase subunit SecD — encoded protein: MRWGNLTKFLAVVFVVLVASGYYMLPLATSIKQGLDLQGGTHVVLEAVDTPEAKVDEDAVQRVVKIIEKRVNEIGLTEPIIQRQGERRIIVELPGIKEPEKAIELLGKTALLEFQDESGTTVMTGKDLKDAKAEIGQNKNNVVALEFSEDGTKIFADLTTKNVGKHISILLDKKVLTNPVVNEPIPSGKAIITGSKTIEEAQNLAILLRSGSLPVKVDVMEMRTVGPTLGQDSKDKSKVAFAIGIGAITVFMLVFYRLSGFVATVALIIYVMLLLFGLKMLNATLTLPGIAGVILSIGMAVDANVLIFERFKEEYHAGKTLRAAMDAGFSRAFGTILDSHLTSLISAIVLFFLGAAPIKGFAITLGLGIVLSLFTAITITKLLLRMLMHANVFKNGKIFGA
- a CDS encoding phosphohydrolase, with translation MSKITIEDLKNDHEITVYLACSTEYLGRLGFTEHGKRHASIIADRAYHVLKDLEYSERECQLAAIAGYIHDIGNMINRYNHGGTGAVMAYNVLSRLGMSPEEIALVTSAIGNHEEERGNAINPVAAALILADKSDVHRSRVTNKDFAKFEIHDRVNYAANNSKLVIDKQLRKIALELTIDTKICPVMEYFEIFLARMIMSRRAADFLDCQFSLVINNNQLL
- a CDS encoding PP2C family protein-serine/threonine phosphatase; the encoded protein is MEIKIGIAKMKKYAVEECGDSVEVAERPRGGISAILADGQGSGKAAKITSSLVINKAAALIADGARDGAVARAVHDYLYAIKDGKVSSTLTLLSADLDTQTVVFSRNSNCPVIVKHQFGMDVYDEEISSIGVHKRMKPLMYQIPLEMGMLLVSYTDGIQAAGRKRGKVMNFGMIEKIISENHAEDATFIAESILEYALTLDDYRPGDDMTVVVMGISDKERVHNIQKMSVSFPC
- a CDS encoding 5-formyltetrahydrofolate cyclo-ligase; this encodes MKECNNEKEKLRAKLLLKRSNLDKDVIAAQSDNMAKQLFVWPYYQQAQVIMVFLSMADEPQMLKVIEDAWLQGKKVCVPHMRREFGVMDAATISNLNELVRGRFNLLVPNPTTLKIVDPSVIDLIIVPGVAYDYSGNRLGMGAGYYDRFLPRAPQAILIGAVWSSHVTKKLPHTEYDVPMHYLLNEDRIIKCERGNL
- the yajC gene encoding preprotein translocase subunit YajC, producing MPEISQEMMQTLAAYGPIVLMALVFYFILYRPQKKEQQRRADMLSNLKKGDRVIAAGGMFGTITALDAKKVTLKVSDKIEIDFLRTSIQSYQNDPKNA
- the tgt gene encoding tRNA guanosine(34) transglycosylase Tgt, whose protein sequence is MSVTYELVKKCSKTGARAGRLHTPHGTFDTPIFMPVGTQATVKAISPEELKDMGAGIILSNTYHLYLRPGHELVKEAGGLHKFMNWDRGILTDSGGFQVFSLGDLRKITEEGVTFRSHIDGSKHFLSPEKATEIQMALGSDIIMAFDECVPYPADHDYARKSTERTTRWAERCKEAHKRTDQALFGIVQGGMYKDLRTMSAKDLVSLDFPGYAVGGLSVGEPKPLMYEMLEHTVPLLPEGKPRYLMGVGTPDCLVEGVMHGIDMFDCVFPTRVARNGTVMTSWGRLVVKNAEYAKDFRPLDEKCGCYTCQNFSRAYIRHLFKTDEIFGLRLTTIHNLHFLLQFMKEMRKAIIEDNFVEFRGEFLAQYNLR
- the queA gene encoding tRNA preQ1(34) S-adenosylmethionine ribosyltransferase-isomerase QueA, which codes for MLLSEFDYFLPEELIAQHPCEPRDHSRLLVLEKNTGAISHQHFFDLPQYLKAGDTLVFNDTKVIPARLIGTKAETGGKVEIFLLNNKSGNEWEALVKPGKKARPGAIIIFSDSLSCEILESTDFGGRVVRFIFKGIFEEILDELGQTPLPPYITEQLADKERYQTVYARERGSAAAPTAGLHFTTELMKRIEDLGVQLAFVTLHVGLGTFRPVNTDDITNHVMHREYYSVSTEAAQLINNTKKQGGRIIAVGTTAIRTLETATVNGILEAKSGWTEIFIYPGYNFKMVDAAVTNFHLPKSTLLMLISALAGKENVFKAYKEAVDQRYKFFSFGDAMLII
- a CDS encoding SpoIID/LytB domain-containing protein, with amino-acid sequence MNYKFSTILVTLLLTMIFFLMPVYGYASENNIRVGIWSSQRNLLISADVDFEVTNTDNGQSLGKFAMNEKAVIAFKENEITLNGKRVDATKLSIMKIINDKDHSIEVNKKKYRGTIDIHITNGNTGLTVVNTLPIEQYLYGVIAKEISPNWPIEAIKAQAVAARTYALYNMNKHQRDGYDVCATTDCQVYGGKDSEALTGIKAVDATTGQVILYKGNPIAAFFHSSSGGYTENSENVWGTYLPYLRGVVDYDQKSPQYSWEKQLTPNELEEAISRSGYNIGKIKAIGISPFTNQPMKIKDRGVSGRVKVIEVIGTTGSIELTGEKLRKILSLNSTLFDIRFMVPVQKSIEFQIADNVGNQSSKKVEINLPPTNEKGYVTDKEDLRRISGNPNEIIVITGFGWGHGIGLSQWGAKAMAEKGPQQDATYFKEILKHYYQGVEIKKVF
- the ruvB gene encoding Holliday junction branch migration DNA helicase RuvB; amino-acid sequence: MEERIVAGSEQDSDTWEYSLRPRRLNEYIGQDKVKNNLSIFVQAALSREEALDHVLLYGPPGLGKTTLAGIIANELGVNFRVTSGPAIERAGDLAALLTNLGENDVLFIDEIHRLSRHVEEILYSAMEDYALDIIIGKGPSARSIRLDLAPFTLIGATTRAGALASPLRDRFGVICRLEYYTTEDLKYIVNRTAEVLNVEIEDGGALEIAKRSRGTPRIANRLLKRVRDYAQIAGNGIITDVTADKALAMLEVDKCGLDKTDRNMLLAIIQNFKGGPVGLDTLAAIISEENETIEDVYEPFLLQMGFLQRTPRGRVATQKAYEHLGILYKVDEQGNLL
- the ruvA gene encoding Holliday junction branch migration protein RuvA, whose translation is MIGYVRGTVSHLAIDHCFVDVQGIGYRIFIAQSTRQKISIGAAVSLFTYMYVREDALLLYGFYTQDEYNLFLQLMSITGIGPKVAMGILSAIDPQQFRIAISQKNIGILTKLPGIGKKTAERIILELKDKIGIITEEDLIEEHVSSATALPTDAIDEVLQALLALGYSQGEILPIIKKIGKKGQSVEDLLKLALREFMGGNR